From Mytilus edulis chromosome 8, xbMytEdul2.2, whole genome shotgun sequence, one genomic window encodes:
- the LOC139485801 gene encoding oncoprotein-induced transcript 3 protein-like, translated as MEEILTLFGILFIRFSTNKCDPCVSYKVLDTADAITRSVANANNSPSLCDNTLEAGWYRVTSYAGERMPTECIIGGMRCGTSSSIWMNGTYPDIGDVKTVQACAAHYDRDCCKHSYDIEVKNCTDYLVYNLSPVSSCYQAYCFGSELKCPDGQTSDNGGFTPGCEIDPCHSSNYRILIGEIKRSSNYTLQDSDNVIEDSRLTTGWYMIDSVTGNDIVNGSVTIMDCGTINPLWMNGSIPDMLHKTVDRKVCYSGLSNSCEKEFNIKVRNCGNYRTYYLIQLNVDKSAYCFGTLPVPDPTKTTTTTSTRRRTSIDDENNKEDKPYIWVIVAILAVSSAILLTILLVKFILKRTAQKRSVSCISVQNTFPPS; from the exons ATGGAGGAGATTTTAACATTATTTGGAATTCTTTTCATACgtttttcaacaaataaat GCGATCCATGTGTTAGTTACAAGGTTTTGGATACTGCAGATGCAATTACTCGGTCCGTAGCAAATGCTAATAATTCTCCCTCACTATGTGACAATACTCTAGAAGCTGGATGGTATCGTGTCACTAGCTATGCAGGAGAACGGATGCCAACAGAATGTATAATTGGTGGAATGAGGTGTGGAACATCATCTTCAATTTGGATGAATG GAACGTATCCAGACATCGGAGATGTTAAGACAGTTCAAGCATGCGCAGCACATTACGATAGAGATTGTTGTAAACATTCTTATGACATTGAGGTCAAGAACTGTACAGATtatcttgtgtacaatttgagtCCCGTGTCATCATGTTATCAGGCGTATTGCTTTG GTTCTGAATTGAAATGTCCAGATGGACAAACTTCGGATAATGGAGGATTTACACCAGGATGTGAAA TCGACCCATGTCATAGCAGTAACTATAGGATACTAATTGGGGAAATAAAACGATCATCGAACTATACACTGCAGGATAGCGATAATGTCATAGAGGATAGTCGATTAACAACAGGGTGGTACATGATCGATAGTGTAACAGGAAATGACATAGTTAATGGTAGCGTTACTATAATGGATTGTGGTACAATAAATCCATTGTGGATGAATG GGAGCATACCCGATATGTTACACAAGACCGTTGATAGAAAAGTGTGTTATTCAGGATTATCAAACAGTTGTGAGAAGGAGTTTAATATAAAGGTTCGGAACTGTGGGAATTACAGGACATATTACTTGATTCAGTTGAATGTTGACAAATCTGCCTACTGTTTTG GTACATTACCAGTTcctgatcctacaaaaacaacaacaacgaCCTCAACAAGGAGACGTACAAGCATAG ATGATGAGAATAACAAGGAAGACAAACCTTATATTTGGGTTATAGTAGCTATTCTTGCAGTCTCTTCAGCCATATTATTGACTATACTGTTAGTAAA ATTTATATTGAAAAGAACAGCCCAAAAGCGCTCAGTCAGTTGTATAAGTGTGCAGAATACGTTTCCACCAAGTTAA